A genomic window from Gossypium hirsutum isolate 1008001.06 chromosome D10, Gossypium_hirsutum_v2.1, whole genome shotgun sequence includes:
- the LOC107930686 gene encoding uncharacterized protein, whose protein sequence is MAASNSNTVSLKLFIDPNSNRLLFAEAGKDFVDFLFSIMLLPVGTVIRLIGKQGTGCIGNIYDSIENLGNSYMLSGNITDILLKTQAFNYGVYKPGLWSSLSTSIYTKFYRCSNYKPKEDCSKYMANGFSWCPSCYKQMDLDFTFVNFRDKVGVGFVKESVTYMITDDLAVRPMSAKSIFTLLNHLNIKDAGDLEEKVIAVGANEGVELLRASMQTKTVLTAVFLGGKKESSIKSEPIH, encoded by the exons ATGGCTGCCTCCAATTCCAACACTGTCAGCTTGAAGCTTTTTATAGACCCAAATTCTAATAGACTTCTGTTTGCAGAAGCTGGTAAAGATTTTGTTGATTTTCTATTCAGTATTATGTTATTGCCTGTTGGCACTGTGATTAGGCTCATTGGTAAACAAGGAACAGGGTGCATTGGAAACATTTACGACAGCATTGAAAATTTGGGCAATTCCTATATGCTGTCAGGAAACATCACAGACATCCTTTTGAAGACTCAAGCTTTTAACTATGGTGTTTACAAACCTGGGTTGTGGTCATCCCTGTCAACGTCAATATACACCAAATTCTACAGGTGTAGTAACTACAAACCAAAAGAGGATTGTAGCAAGTATATGGCAAATGGTTTCTCTTGGTGTCCTAGCTGCTACAAACAAATGGACCTTGATTTCACTTTTGTGAATTTTCGAGATAAGGTAGGGGTAGGTTTTGTCAAGGAATCTGTAACTTATATGATAACGGATGATCTGGCAGTGAGACCTATGTCTGCTAAATCTATTTTCACTTTGCTCAACCACTTGAACATAAAGGATGCTGGTGATCTTGAAGAGAAAGTCATTGCCGTTGGAGCTAATGAG GGAGTGGAATTGCTTAGGGCATCCATGCAGACAAAAACGGTGCTTACTGCTGTTTTCCTTGGTGGGAAGAAGGAATCCTCCATAAAGTCCGAGCCTATTCACTGA